From the genome of Passer domesticus isolate bPasDom1 chromosome 12, bPasDom1.hap1, whole genome shotgun sequence:
AAATATCCTGCTCAGATTGTGCCCTAGGTTACAACCTTGACATACTCTATTTCATGGCAATAGGTTCTCTACAATTTTGTATTCTGCAGgtgataatttttctttcaaaatgccAGACCCTAATAGCTTTCCTCAAAGCATCTGTTCCTGTCTGTTAgcagtaaaataatttattttatcagTCTTTAGGTCTTGCTGTTACAGCAACAGAAAATCTAGGCTGTGCTTTCACAACAAATACATAagaattttctttccaaatgcaAAGAATATAATCTGAAATACTAAATATATTGGTTTTAGATTCCAGTGCAACCCTAAGTCCCAACTCTTCGATGACCACTAAGGAGCTTCAGGAATACTGGAGGAATGAGAAACGCCAGTGCAAACAAATCAAACTCCTTTTTGAAATCCCATCAACCAGAATTGTAGAGCACCACTTATCTAAATATGTGGTAAGCTAAGAAATGAATATGTAAGAAGATCATTAATTTTTATTCACTCTGCAGGGGtctgcacagcacacagcaagcCTCACTACATGAAAGGCTCAGCAAGGGCCAAGTTTTGCAAGCCAGGATCACACTGAATAGAACCTGTTCTCACTGATTGTATTGGCTTGCCTGGTGGAATCTGCATCTAAAAAACCCCTCTGACAGTCAGTTCACAAAATCTGCTGCAGTGGAAAAGTGTTATCAAATAAATTAGTATCTTGAGTATCCTTAAAACACAGAGTTTTGTCAACATTAAGGAAATTCAcacaaatgtaaaaatatttgcacTTCCACTGAGCTAGCCAGCTGTAGCAGCTGCAGTGCATTTGTATAACTTCCACATCAGAGGTTTCTCTTAGCACAAGTGCAGAATTCTTTGATGTTGACAAAGTCTAAGAATCCTCCAGCTAGATCACTTGGGATTGTTCTCCTTCCTTACTTGGAGCTCCCTTAGGTGGCATATTTCTGTCATATTTTTAAGATGAAACATGAATATGAGGAGTGGGAACAACCAAGTAGGTtggatttttgtatttttttcccactaCTGACTGTACAaagcttttatttctgattCTGCTCCTGGCCTTCAGAAGGACTGATCTAGACCAAGTGCCTTTTAGTACTCCTGTGAAATTCAGATAGAGATGCTTTCCTTTTTTGCTACAGTCTGTGAGATCTGTAGATGAAAAATGCCAAGAATCAGCATTGCTGATACTGGGTGATCCAATTTGGTAGAATTTGAAGCAAGTAAATGTTTTGGAGACTGTCCTTACATCTTGTTGCATACTGGGCACACCTACTTAGTTGCTGCTTTTCTTGCATACACCCCTGAATATTCAGCTTCTGAATAGCTAGAAATTGGTTTTGTGCAACTGCATGAGAGCAAGAGTATCATTCAGCATATGTGCAAATAAACTTAGTCATAAGTCACAAGCCTAGGCAAAAAGATTTACATTACAACAAAACTGAGCCAATTTAAATGACAGTCTAATTAAGTGCTACTTCTTACCTTTTTCATGCACACTCCACAAATAAAAAAGCAAGTACTTGTAAATTATTCACTTAGCTGCCCTTGATAAAATGATAGCTTAAAAAAATGCTCTTATGATTGTTTTAGAATGCATCAGGCATATATTCACttttcagcagggagcaggacaaACTATAGGAAAATGTCACAGTGCTTACAAATGAAAAGAGATCAGAGAAGTCAGCTCAAATTTAGAAGCCTTTCAAGAAGTGCCTGTAAAGATCATTTATAAAGATTAAAAGAGAGAATTTCTCTTTAAGGAAAAACAAGGAAGAGAATCAGACAGGCATAGTGCGAGTACTGGTTTGCAGCCttcaacagcagcagagaaaataaCTGGCATGAGCAAAactcctccagctcctgtgTAAATTAATGGGCACAGGGTGAAGTTGGAAGTGAACATGGTCATCATCCAGGAGGTCAGCAGTCTGTGTCCTTAGCTGGTGTCTGGTGACACAGTTAAACTGGCCCCCGTGGAGCTACCATGGTTTACACACATCAGGGGTTGGCTCTTCCTCAGCATCACTGTGCTTGGATCAGAGCCAGAAGAGATTATTTGGACAACACAGCACAGAATTTTGCAGCTATTTGCCCAATACCACATTTATTATGGTCTTTTTGGGGCTAGTGAAGAGCTGAGGAAGATGTGCTCTTGAGTACTGttaagtggggcagcacagctgttAGCTGCTAGTGAAGGCCTTTGGATAGCAGATTGCTGTAGAAATGTTACTTTTTTGGTATTATTTAAATGTTAATTAAGTTTGAATACAGGACAATGGTTTAGAGGAGAGAAAAGTATTTGGAGTTGCTCCATCTTATTATTGCACACACCAGATATATTGCCAAATACTCCCTCTTCCTTCACAGCATTACtaacaccccaaatccctagGAATGTCCTATACAAAGGGCATTTCTGAATATTATGACTGATGTAAAATATATTACATTCAATATTAAGTCTGGGAAATCCATTCAGTTCACTGAAGATGATTGATTACAGCAGCCATGGCTGTTATAAACAAAGCACAGAAATGCTTTGAGTGTTTTCATGTGCTTCAGTCTGCTGCTAGTTTGCTTTCCCAGCACCTTGCAGGATGGGATCTGTTAGTGCTCTCTTTATGTACAACTTACTTACGTGCTAAACCTAAGCCTGGTGACAGAAGTACAGAACAGCAGGAGGTGGGAATTTTTAGTTTGATGGCTACAGATCTTTCAGGTCTACACTGAGCATGCACTGTAATCCCAGGCAGTAACTGATTTAGCAGGAGTACACGAGATTACACACAGAGAATTGGTGCAGGACTGTTTCAGCCAGAGGACTGAACAAGCACAAAGTCTGCTTTGCAGACAAAATCTGACTGCACTGGGGCTAGAATGGTCCCTTCTCAtgcttattttttctctttgattgTGTTTAGATGTATAAAATCATCATTTTGCAAACAGGGAGTTTTGACAGCAACAAGTCTGTAATTGAGCGGCGTTATTCAGATTTTGAGAAACTGCACAGAAAACTGCTGGAAGAATTTAGCGAAGAACTGGAAGATGTAACCTTTCCCAAAAAAGCTCTAACAGGAAACTTCACAGAAGAAATAATCAATGAAAGAAAATTAGCCTTCAAGGACTACCTGAGACTCCTATATTCTATGAAATACATCAGAAGATCAAAAAAATTTATTGACTTTTTAACAAGGCCAGAGCTTCAGGAAGCATATGGTTGCCTGCGGGGTGGCCAGTACACCAAAGCTCTGGAAATCCTTTTAGAAGTCATTGGGCTGCAGGAAAGGCTGACGAGAGGGAACCCTGTTGCAATTGTGCCTACTCTCTGTGCCATCGTGGTGTGCCACAAGGACCTGGAAAACCCAGCAAGTGCCTTTGAATTTGGAGAAAAAGCTCTGTCACGCCTTTGTGtgcataccagccacaggtatTATGTGCCACTGTTAGAAACAATGATCACTCTGGCATATGAGCTTGGCAAGGATTTTCTGTCTTTGCAAGAAAAACTGGAAGAATGGAAGACAAAGAAAGATCCCATACGGGTTTTTACCCTGAAAGAACTTGCAGTTCGGGAGTACGTACGGTGAACACAAGAAAAATTTAATGAAAGAGCAAACTCTTGAAAGAATGGGAACTGGAAATTACCTGATTGTGTTACCTAACATTGcattaataggaaaaaaaattaaatatactCTATGTTCAAAGGGACATTAACATCTATATTGGAATGTATTACATCTACTGTACAGAAATGAGGAGTTCCCGAGGAGCACTTTAAGGTTTCTTGAAGGAAAAGTGCaagaaaagaataatttatGATTTGGTTATTTTGAACATAGCTTATTTTGTGTGAAAAGtcagaataagaaaataaagtaCTTGAAAATCTACAGAATCAGAGGCATTACTTGTTCATGTGGAAACTACTTTCtttcatgaag
Proteins encoded in this window:
- the SNX20 gene encoding sorting nexin-20, which codes for MDQDSHCTAERELLEAVSRITTSSTTSPSDEEENQPKAEISCQVRKEEPEKDETQDSSATLSPNSSMTTKELQEYWRNEKRQCKQIKLLFEIPSTRIVEHHLSKYVMYKIIILQTGSFDSNKSVIERRYSDFEKLHRKLLEEFSEELEDVTFPKKALTGNFTEEIINERKLAFKDYLRLLYSMKYIRRSKKFIDFLTRPELQEAYGCLRGGQYTKALEILLEVIGLQERLTRGNPVAIVPTLCAIVVCHKDLENPASAFEFGEKALSRLCVHTSHRYYVPLLETMITLAYELGKDFLSLQEKLEEWKTKKDPIRVFTLKELAVREYVR